The sequence below is a genomic window from Ignavibacteriales bacterium.
GAGAGGCAGTGGCGAACTATCATAGCAAAAGACATGGAGTTGGTTATTCAGCGGATGATGTTTTAATCGGACCCGGATCAAAGGAATTAATGTTCATGCTTCAATATGTTTATTATGGTGATTTGCTTATTCCAACTCCAAGCTGGGTTTCTTATGCACCTCAGGCAAAGATAATCGGGAGAAATGTTGACTGGCTTGAGACTAAAAAGGAAAATGAATGGAGGTTAACCCCTGAGGAACTTGATGCTCATTGTAAAGATGATCCTACAAAACCAAGAATTGTAATTCTGAACTATCCTTCTAATCCTGTCGGAGGAACTTATACAACAGATGAACTAAAAAAAATTGCTCAAGTAGCACGTAAGTATAAACTTGTTCTGTTATCAGATGAAATTTATGGCGAACTTCATTATAAAGGTAAACATATTTCAATCGGCAGGTTTTATCCCGAAGGAACTATCATCAGCGGTGGACTAAGTAAATGGTGCGGTGCAGGCGGATGGAGGCTGGGTACATTTGTATTTCCTTCTTCTCTTAGATGGCTGCTTGATTCGATGGCTGTTATGGCAAGTGAAACATTCACAGCTACAAGTGCGCCAATTCAATATGCCGCAGTAAGAGCATTCCAGGGCGGAGACACTATTGAAAAATATTTGTGGAATGCAAGATCACTTCTTGAAAAACTTGGTAATCATTGTGCAAAAAAACTAAGATCAAAAAATATTTTTGTTCCAAAACCATCGGGTGGATTTTATCTGTTTCCTGATTTTTCCGATCACTCAGAAAAATTTAAAAGGAGCGGAATAACATCAAGTATAAATTTATGTGACAAACTACTTGATGAAACCGGTGTTGCTATACTGCCAGGTGCAAGTTTTGGCAGACCAAAAGAAGAACTTACGGCAAGACTTTCATTTGTTGATTTTGATGGAGCGAGAGCGCTTGGTGCTGTTGAGCATCTTAAAAACGGGGAAGAGATTGATGAAGAATTCCTTGAAACATATTGTGCCCCAACTCTAAAAGCAATTGAACTGATCTGTGATTGGATTCCCAATTAACATTTTATTGAATTGAATAAAGGTTCATACTTGGAAAAATATATTATAGTATCTATAGGTGCTGCAGCAGGAGGAACATTCAGGTATTGGATGACTTCATTTATCCACAAGTTATTTCCATCAACATTTCCATATGGAACACTAACTGTAAACATTTTGGGAAGCTTTCTGTTAGGTGTTATTATTTTTTATTTTGATGATAAGAATTTAATCTCGCCATCACTTAAGCTGCTCTTGACCGTCGGATTTTGCGGTGGGTTCACAACGTTTTCAACTTTTTCAATTGAAACAATTAATCTGCTGCGCGATTCCGAAATATCACTCGCGCTCTTAAATATTTCTGCAAATATTTTGTTTTGTTTACTAGGTGTGTACCTGGCATATATTATTTCAAAAATATTCTGAGGTGAATATGCAAATTTCAGGAGACGCTAAACTCTTACGGATTTTTATTGGTGAAAGTGATAAACTGGACAACATTCCACTTTACGAAAAAATAGTTTTGGAAGCCCGTAATAACGGATTAGCCGGCGCAACAGTATTAAAAGGAATAATGAGCTTTGGCGGGAATAGCAGAATTCATACAACCAAAATTCTGCGGCTCAGCGAAGATCTGCCGATGGTAGTAGAAATTGTTGACGAACAGAAGAAGATAGAAAATTTTCTTCCCCTCGTTGATTCACTGTTTGAAAAGGCAAACTGCGGCGGAATGGTAACAATTGAAAAGGCTGAGATAATTATCTACAAGGCAGGAAATATTTTAGAAAAGTAGTAAGTTTGCAGTCAGAGAAATAACATTATAGACTATACAATTATTCTGGGGCAAAAATGAAAATTATCGCTGTAATTATAATATCAGTTTTAACCAACCAGTTTTTACCTGCTCAATCCAAATTCGATATTTTCAAATTGGATATTCCTTATAACATTCTAAATAATAAGAACCAGTATGATCAAATGGGTGTTTCTTTTGATTATTATTCTGATATAGACCCCTCCTTAATTGCGTACTACTTGAATTACTTGAACAGACGATATTTGAATTCAATAACAAATCCTGATTCTAACGGATATAATTTGTTGCAGTCAAAAACAAGGCAACTTATTATTCGACGGAACGACTGGGTTCAGCAGGAATTGAATGATGCATGGGAAAATATTCCAACAGTAATACTCGCATTTAAAGTACGATCTTTTCTTGACTACAGTGCTGTTGATGAAACACAACCTTTAGCATTGGAAAACAAAAAGGATTTCATCGGTAAGAACTATATAGATTTCTGCATACTCAAGTATTTTTCTTCAGATCCGTCGTTGAAATACAGCGAAGACATTGTATATGGTGTTTTGATTCCGGAGGCTGTTAAAAAAATACAGGACAATTTCTATCTCAAGTTTAAGGATATAAGTAATTTGTCCAGGTCTGAAAGGTTTGCGATTGCTGATTCTGTACATTCTTATTTTTTATTTTTTGATAAAGGTTATGGCAATGATCTATATCCCAAAATGAATATAAGAGCATATGAATTTCTTAATAGTTTGTTTGAAGAAGAATTTAACCAATCATTTTCAGTTGGTTTTGTATACGGGCAATCGGAATTTGCTCAAACAACTACTCATTCATTTAATTTCACAGAGCAATTGTCGGATTTGGTTTCAGTTAATTTCAGTGGAGATTTTGAAAACAAATTTATGTATTCAAAATATATTGGTCTTTTACTGAAACTTAAAATCAGAGAGAAAATAAGACCTTATTCATACGTTAGTATTGGTTTTAGTAAGTATTTAGATAATAAGGTTCTAAGTGCAACGTCTTCGGTTCCTGAAAGTGCTGCTCAGTATTATGTGATTCGACCAGATACCGGGATTTATGGGTATAGAATTGATTCATATTATGAATTTAGAAAATTATCTGATCCATCAATCACAACATATTCGTTTCAGTTAAACATACCCGTGTTTTATGCTTTCCGGAAATTATTTCTTGAAGCAGGGCTGGATTACACTTACTTCAATAGTAAGTTTAAATATTCACTCTCAAGGAAGGATGAATTTTTTATTCCCAATGTACTCGATCCATCTTACCTGGTAAATTACACGCATACTTATGAGTATGAGACGACACGTCATATTTTTTATCCAACCATCAGCATTAATTATGAACCATGGGATTATATAACGATCAGATCTAAATTCCGGACAAAGATTGATAAATTGAACTTTGAAATATTCTTACATCTTTAGTCAACAACCCGGAGTTACATCATGGGCGGTAAGGTTGCTTTGATTTTGAAGTGAAGATTGCATCATCTTATCCTTAACACACTCATAACATTCTCTTAACATTCCGTTAACATTGCTCCATTAAGTTGCATCCGTCGAAGTAAATAACCTTTTATTAATGTCGGAGAGAGAGATGAATAAATTCATCAACTATTTAATGAAGTTTCAGAAGGGCATCACTCGTTTGAATGGTCTTTTAAACATATCGCCAATTCTGCTTTTACTAACACTCCTGATAACTCATTCAGTTTATGCACAGGAAACAGGTACAATCTCAGGAACTATTGTCGATAAACAAAATGGTGAACCGCTTATCGGGGCAAATATTCTTTTGGAAGGCACATCAATTGGTGCCGCAACTGATATAAACGGAATTTACAGGATAACCAATGTACCCGTTGGTTCATACAATCTAATTGCTTCAATGATCGGATATACTAAAATGACTGTTACAAATGTTGATGTGACAGGAAAGGAAAATCTTAAGCTCGATCTTATTCTTGTATCCGAGGCAATAGAAACGGAAGCTGTTATTGTCACCGCCAAGATGATATTAAATAATGAGGCTAGCCTGTTAAAAGACAGACAAAAATCAACGAGTATCAGTGACGCTATAAGTTCCGAGCAACTCTCAATGACTGGCGCAAGCGATGCAGGTGATGCAATGAAAAAAGTCGTTGGGTCAACTGTCGTAGACGGAAAATATGTTTATGTACGTGGTCTGGGTGACAGGTACAGTAATACCCAGCTAAATGGAACCGAATTACCAAGCACTGATCCAAATAAAAAAGCGTTTCAGCTTGATTTAATTCCCACAAATTTACTTGAGAATATCATAACTATAAAAACTTTTACGCCGGATAAACCGGGAAATTTCAGCGGAGGAATAGTAGATATTGGGACAAAATCATTTCCGGAGAATTTTACATTAAAAGTTTCAGCTTCTTCATCCTATAATAATCAGACATCGCTTAGCTCAAACTTTTTAACTTATGAAACAGGCGGTAGTGACTGGCTTGGTTATGATGATGGAACGAGATCTATTCCATCTCTCCTGACTAATGAAAATGTTGTTATTCCCGTCAGACAGCAGGCAAGATTTAATACCGATCAGGCAATACTTCTGGATTCATATTCAAAATCGTTTAATTCAAATATGAATGTAAAATCAAGTACGGCTCCAGTTAATCAAAGCTATTCTTTCTCAATGGGTGATCAGATAAAAATTAATGAAGAATCATCCTTCGGATATTTAGGCAGTCTCACATATGGAAGAAGCTATTCGTTTTATGAAAATGGAGTTGTAGGCAGATATTCGGTTTCATCACTTGATGCAGATATTTTAAATCCGCAGTTATTAGTCAATGATACTAAAGGTACTTCGGAAGCAAACTTAGGAGGCTTAGCGAGTTTTAGTTATAATTTCAACCCGACACAACAAATTGGCGGAAACGTTTTTTATTCAAGAAGCGGTATCTCTGTTGCTCGTTCTCAGGCAGGTGAATGGCCCCAGGAATTCGGCACCGGACCTAACTCACCGGTTTTTAATAATAAAGTTTTAAACTGGACTGAAAGGGATATTATCTCGTATCAAGTTCGTGGTCAACACTTTTTAAGTCCTCTGCTTGGTTCAACTGTTGATTGGAGTTTATCTTTTTCGGAAACTAATCAGGATGAACCTGACTTCAGGTTACTGTCATACAGTGTCGGACAAACAGCTAATGGACCAAACTACATTATATCCGGTTCAGGCTTTGATAATCCTTCAAGATACTTCAGAGCACTGGAAGATAACACACAAAACTATGTCGTAAATATTTCAATTCCATTCAGTCAGTGGGATGGATTGAACGGTAAGTTTAAAGTCGGAGGATTTTATCAGAACAGTGAGAGAACATTTACCGAAAGAATTTTTTCCTACTCAGTAGATAACCAAATATTTAACCAGGTGGGCGGTAATCTGGATATTTTCTTCAGCGATCAATACACAGGAATTACTAGCGTTGATACAATTGGTACAACTCTTCGGTACAATTTCGGAAATGTTATTACTGATAATTCAAAAACAAAAAATAACTATAACGGAACGCTTGAGGTAAATGCTTTTTATGGAATGGTTGAACTTCCGTTATCGCAGAGCCTGAGATTCGTAGGCGGTATACGGTATGAGAGTACTGACTTATCGTTAATAAGTAAGGATACAACTCAGACTAAAGGTGAAGTTGTTGAAGATGATTTATTGCCTTCAATAAATTTTATATACTCATTGACGGATAATATGAATGTACGCGCATCTGCTACCCAGACATTGGCCCGCCCCAACTTCAGAGAAATTGCACCCTACTCAAGTAAAGAATTTATTAATGACGTTGAACTTGCAGGTAATCCAACTCTTAAAAGAACGCTTATTACAAATTATGACCTTCGCTGGGAATGGTTTACTAACCCGGGTGAAGTAGTTGCGGTAAGTGGATTTTACAAACACCTTGAAAATCCAATTGAGTTAAGCTATCAACAATATTCAGCAGTCTCAAACCCTGTTGTTCAATACCAGAATGTTGAAAAAGCAACCGTAGCCGGCGTAGAGTTAGAATTCAGATTGGGACTGGGTCAGCTATCTGATTTTCTGTCTAACTTTTATATAGGTACCAACCTCTCTCTTATCTATTCTAACATTGATATTGCACAGAGTGAAATGGATCAGCGGCTTGCAATTGATTCATCCTCAAGTTCAACAAGAGAACTGCAGGGTCAGTCACCTTATGTCTTCAATGTAGATTTAAGTTATTCAAACAACACAACAGGTACTAATGCAGGATTATACCTTAACACTTTTGGAGAAAGGTTAGCTAAGGTTTCTGCAAATGTAAATCCAGATGTTTATGAGCAGCCAGCACCACAGCTCAATTTTACACTAAGTCAAATTGTATATCAAAACCTGACATTAAAGTTTGGTGTAATGAACTTGTTAAATGCTTCATATAAAGAAGTAGCCAGATTCAAAGATCAGGATTATACGTTCCAGGAATACAAAAGAGGAATTACATATTCGCTTGGAGTCAGCTATTCACTTTAAGAATATCAGGCGGATATGAGAACATTAATATCAATAAATCTAATAAGGAGAAAATAGTACGATGAAAAAACTACTGCTCACGATTATGTTTCTTATACTGCCATGGATCATTTCAGCACAAGTAAACATCACAGCGGACATCACGAGCAACACAACGTGGAGTTCAGAGAACATATATATGTTAGATGGGCTTATCTTTGTAGATTCATCAGCAACACTGACCATAGAAGCAGGTACAGTAATAAAAGCAAAGCTTCAGTCAAACATCACCACGGGCGATGGAGCCAGTGCACTGGTAGTAAGACGCGGCGGAAAAATAATAGCCAACGGAAATCTGAATCAGCCGATAATATTCACAAGCGAATTAGATGATGTAAACAATCCAAATGATCTTACAGCAGATGATAATCAGTTGTGGGGCGGTGTAATCCTTTTAGGCAGAGCAACAACAAACCAGCCTACAACAGAAAACCAGATAGAAGGTATACCTACAACCGAGAATGCAAGGTTCGGAGGAAATGATGATAGCGATAACTCAGGCGTACTTAGATTTGTATCAATACGTCACGGAGGATTTTCAATAAGCGGCGTACCCGGAGATGAAATCAACGGACTAACAATGGGTGCAGTAGGTTCAGGCACAACAATAGAATTTGTAGAAGTATTTGCAAACTTTGATGACGGATATGAATGGTTCGGAGGCACAGTAAACACAAGATACCTTGTAAGCGCATTCTGCGGAGACGATGCATTTGACTGGGATATGGGATTCAGAGGTAAAGGACAATACTGGTTTGCAATACAGAAAAGCACAGAAGCCGGAAGAGGCGGAGAACTTGACGGCGGAGATGATTGTGAAACCTGTCAGCCATACGGAATACCAATGCTTTCAAACATTACCTGGATAGGTTCAGGTGCAGGTTCATCGGGAGTAGGCGGTGATGGTAATGACAGAGCATTATACTTCAGAGACAATTCAGGCGGAAAGTTATGGAACTCAATCATAACAGACTTTGTAGCAAGTTCAGGAGCTTTGGATATTGAAGACCTTGCATCAGGAGAAGACAGCCGTGCAAGACTTGATGCAGGTGAATTAGTTATACAGAACAATTACTGGTGGGGCTTCAGCAATGGTAATACACTTGCAAGCGTAGCACCGCAGAGTTATGTACAGACACATCTTACAGCAAACACAAATACTATTGCTGATCCGCAGTTAAGAGGAATCAGCAGAACTAACAATGCAGGATTGGATCCAAGACCACAGAATGGTGCACCTACCACAACTGGTGCTATTAATCCTCCTGACCCCTGGTTCCAGGTAGTACCTTTTTATGGCGCATTTGATCCTGCAAATGGAATTTGGACTGAAGGCTGGACATCTGTTTCTCAATTAGGATTTACACCTACAACAAATTTTGTTTCCGGTGTTGAAGAAGACCAACTTTCATCAGTTCCATCAGATTATAGCTTGTCACAAAACTTTCCGAATCCATTTAATCCTTCGACCAAAATCCAATTTTCTATCCCGAATTCATCTGAGATAAAATTATCGGTGTACAATATTCTCGGACAGGAAGTTGCAGTATTGGTGAATGGTTTTAGAAATGCAGGAACCTATGAAGTAAATTGGGAAGCTTCTGATATGCCAAGTGGAGTTTACATTTATGCAATTCAAAGTGGTAATATTTTTATTACAAAAAAAATGACATTACTAAAATAAAATTTGTTCTCTCTCTCAATCCTTCGACTAAGGGCGATCTGCATAGACGCCCTTTTTTATTAACGATAAATTAATATCTCAATAACACTCTGTTAATCTTTAAGAAGCAGTTCAGTTATATATTTCGTCACAAAAGTAAATAACACAATCGATGGAGGCTAATATGAACAACAAGTATGAGGAAATCATTGACCCTGAAGAGTTTCTCTATTGGGTTAGATTAAGCGGTGAAAAGAAATCGAGTGCTGATAATGATGAGAATCAAAACCTTTTAAAAATAATTAGAAATGATTCAAACTTAGAGTGGCGCCAAGAGTATGAATTGATTTATAAATCTCACAAACTTGAAATCTATTGAGGTCAAATTGAAAACTGGTGATATGATCAAATATGCGTTTCCAAATCCTACAATTGCTGGAAAGGAATTCATAATTGGTAAAATAATTTCTATTTCATTGGAAAAGGTTTCAGTCTTATGCTTAGACAAAAGTAAAATGGATATATCATTTAAAAATTTTCATCAAATTGAATCCATAGAATCGGATGAAATTGGAAATGTCTAAAACTTAATTCCCATAATTATTGTTTTAATTGGGCAGCGATTATAAGTTCCGCCAATTCTCTAAACGCTCCATTGCCACCTTTATTTATGCAAACATAGTCGACTAATTTTTTAATCTCCTCCATTGCATCTGCTGGAGAAGCAGAAAAACCAACACTTTTAATTATTTCGATATCATTTACATCGTCACCTATAAAAGCGATTTCTTCACCTGTTAGCTGATGGGTAAACAAAATTTCATTCAGTATTTTCTTTTTATCCTTCACTCCTAAATGAAGTTCCGTTATTTTTAATTTTGCTGCTCTTGTTTCAACAGATCCGGATAATTCTCCAGTTATAATTCCGGTTTCTATGCTCAGGAGATTCCTTAATCGTTCTACACCCATTCCATCCCTGATAGAAAACCTTTTTAACTCTTCACCCTTAGCCGAATAATAAACCCCGGTGTCGGTTAAAACACCGTCATTGTCAGTCAAAACAAATTTAATTTTTTTTAATTTTCTATTTAGAATGTCAATATCCAATTGTCTCTCCTCAAATTCGGTTGTGTCAATAAAGCAATTTTATGATTAAATAGTTATTGTTAGATATACAATGAATGCTTAAATTCACGGCACTTTCAACAATCAATTTACAACGAAAATGAAAATCATCAAACCAAAACGATTGCGAAAAGGGGATACCATTGGAATAATTGCACCTGCTTCCAGCCCGGACGACCTTAGCAAACTTGAACAAAGTATCAGGTATTTTGAGAGCCTTGGTTATAAGATTGAAACAGGTGAAAACGTAGCCAGTTCAAGAGGTTATCTGGCTGGAAAAGATGAAGAAAGATTATCTGATTTTCATGCCATGTTCAAATCAAAAAAGATTAGTGCAATCTTTTGTGCAAGGGGTGGTTATGGTTCCGGAAGATTGTTGGATAAAATTGATTACAGATTAGTTAGAAATAATCCTAAAATATTTGTTGGGTACAGTGATATAACTCAACTTCAGTCAGCCCTGCTTACAAAATGCGGATTACTTACTTTTGCCGGACCGATGCCGGTAATAGATTTTGGTGGTCAAATAAGTACGTTCACTGAAGAACGTTTCTGGGAAATGCTTACTACCAATAAAAAAATCGGAAAGCTGCTTCAACCGGAAAACGAAAAACTATTTCCAATAATTAAAGGAGATGTAAAAGCTCGTTTGTATGGTGGTAATTTATCAAACATAGTTAGCCTGATCGGGACTGATTATCTTCCTTTTATTAAGGATAAAATCTTGTTCCTCGAAGAAACTGGCGAACTGCCATATCGTGTTGACAGAATGTTTAATCATCTGCGTCTTGCAAAAATGCTTTCAACATCAAGAGCAGTACTACTGGGAGCATTTGTGGATTGCCACGAACACGATTATTCAAAGCGCTCACTTACATTAGGAGAAGTTATACAGGATTATTTCAGCAATTCGAAAAATACCGTGATGTATAACTTGAAGCATGGACATTTGAAGGACAATCTAACTTTACCCATCGGCGGACTGATTAAAATTCATTCAGCAAGGGGATATATAGAGATAACTGAAGGTTTATTACGTTAACTTAATAAATAATTTAAGTTATTGTGATTTACTTAGTTTTACATCTCGTCGGAATGTAAGTATGCAAAATAGTTCTCAGGGTAATTCTTAATAGCTTCTTTAGCTATACTAATCTCGGGGAAAATACCAAAAACAGTTGAACCGCTGCCACTCATTGATGAATACAATGCACCTCTTTCAAGTAAGGAACTTTTTATTTTTGCGATCTGAGGGTATTGTTGAAAGACAATTTCTTCAAAATCGTTTTGAAGTTTAGAAATGTTTAATTGATGCTCCACTTCAAATATTTTAGTAAAAGCCTGCGTTGGCTTTGGACTAATATTCTGGTATGCCCATTTGGTGGATATATGAATTCCTGGGTTAATGACTACAATGGGGTATAGAATTTTTAAATTGACCGGACTTAACACTTCGCCACGTGATGTTCCATAGCTGGGAACTGGATTGAGAAAGTAAGGCACATCAGACCCAAGATTTAATGCAATTATTTTTAACTCTTCTTTTGATAATCTTAAATCAAATAATTCATTGAGCATTAATAACGTCGTTGCTGCATTAGAACTTCCACCACCTAATCCAGCGCCTATAGGAATATTTTTCTCCAAACTTATATGACAATTCAATGGTAGATTTACATACGATGCAAGTTCATTTTTTGCTTTGACAATCAAATTGTCCTTGGTCTCAAGTATGTTCAGGTTGCATCTAAAAAGAGTAGTATTGTTAAGTTCTATTATTAATTTATCCGATAAACTAATTGGATAAAAAATCGTTTCAATATTATGATAACCATCTGATCTTTTCTTGGTTACATAGAGTCCTAAATTTATCTTTGCCGGGCAATGTCTTTCAAGTGTTTGCATCAATCATCTTTCTTAGGTATTTGGTGAAAAGCGGGCTTGAACCACAACAGCTGCCAACCAAGCAAGGATTTTTGGGTAAATATCTTTTTGTTATTTCAGAATATTCAATTGCTGATGGTGTAATTCTTGAGTTATTCTTTTTTTTCGAATCAAAAACAATTAAGTATGCTCCCCATAAAGTTGATTTACAGATTATTGGATAGACTAGACTAAATGTCTTGGAATCAATGCAATTGTAAGATATAGCTAGTGGAGAATAGTCATTTAATACCTCGAGTGCCTTGAAAAAATTTTCTCCTGAAAGTAAGGTTAGATCCGGAAGAACATATAAGCTCACAACGAAAGGTATTTGATTAACACTGCAGTACTTTGCAATAATTTCGATTTCATCAAGATGACTTTGTGTTTCGTTTAATATAAAGTGAACACCACAATTCCATAAATTTGTAATATGATAATGGTGATTTAGTTCAAGTTTTTTTTTGCTAAGAGTTCTATTTCGTTGATAACAATCTTCTGCCGGAGGATTAGAACCAGCAATGAGTACATTTCTATTTTCTGAAGCCTCTTTGGCTAAATCGACTGCCGTTCTAATATAATTCTCTTTTTTACTTATACCTGATTTCTCCAAGGTCGATGGATTAGTTCTGAAAGTATTAGTTGTGATGATATCAGCCCCGGCTTTAATATATGCTTTGTGAATTTTTAATACTTCCGGAGAGGATATAATATTTGCTCTTGTGCTCCATAGTAAATCTTTTTTTGCAAATTTTCGAGATTCAAGCAGACTACCCATAGCACCATCTAGAAGAAGTGGTCTTCTCTTTTTTTTTGCATCCCGAAAGATATTTTCTAATTGCATTGTATTTTCTTTAACTATGCATAGAATAATATTTATCAATCTCAGCTTCTATTCTAACCAGATCTATCATTTTAATACATTCGAGATCATAAGGACATTGTTTTTTCCAGCAGGGTGAACAAGATAATTCTTCTTGAAATAGTTTTATCCCCCGGTCATACAAGTCAATTTCTGTCCAGCAGCTTAACCCAAACCATGCTATGACAAATTTCTTTAACGCAATTGCCAGGTGCATTCCAAATGAATCTCCAGTTATCACAATGTCGGGAATAGCTTCGTAACAAGCTCCTTTTCTGACTCCACCTGTAGTTGGAGTGTTGATTATTCTGCCTTCAAAGTGCGAATAAATTTCATTGTTTCGGATTGTGTCTTCTGGTCCGCCAAGCAAAACAATTTTGTAAATATTTTTCTTCAATAATTTATGAATAAGATTTACATGCTGTTCAACAGTCATTTTTTTATTTGGAAATAATTCTGAACAACCTGTATTAAATCCGATAACTTTATCAGGAGATGTTATTCCAACTGAAGATTTATAGTCTTCAATAAACTTAATCTCATCATCCGAAAATTTAAACACATAGTCATTTCTTGAATATTCAACTTCAAAAGTTTCTGCCAGGTATTCCTGCCCAGTTTTTTGATTCACTTTAAACTTCAGATGATTATTCATTCCAAGTTCAAAATTATAGGCTGCTCCATCATTTACAGGAATTATTTTTCCATCTTCATTTAGTCCAAATCCCAGCTTGTGAACTGCATTAACAGTATTTAAAAGCGCACAGGAACGCTGCGATTTATCAACGTTCATCACATAATCGTATTTGATGTGAGACAGGATTGAAATGGATTCGGCATCATAAACAAAAACCTGGTCAATGAATTCGTTGTACTTCAGGAGCGGTGCAGCATTCTTAAGGGTTACCCAATGGATTGTTGAAACCGGAAATTTCCTTTTCAGGGAAACAAGTTGTGCCGTTGTCATCAGAACATCACCCATTGCATCCAGATTAATAATCAGAATTTTGGTCCCAACAGGTAGATTATCTTTGCATCCATCTTTCCAGCAATCGTGATCGGGATAACATGGTTTATAACCGTTAAATCTTTTACAGGATGGAATCTCGTTTAGCATATAATTATTTTTGATTGAATTAAGTTTAATTTTATGTTAGAAATATAACAAACAATTTTTTAAGGTTAACCTGTAATTATCAATGACGATTTTTCAATTTAGTTTTGGCGATGGTTATGCAGGAAGTTCTAAAGTAGCATTGGTTAGTTCAAGATTATTGATGAATACCGGTCACATTGTGCATCTGTTCGTCTCTGAAAATTCTCTAACCGAAAAAAGAGCTACAGAAGACAACCTCATTGTCCATTCAATTAATTCCAATCAAAAATTAAATGAAATCTTAAAAAAGATATTACCGGTTTTTTCGGCTGAACA
It includes:
- a CDS encoding pyridoxal phosphate-dependent aminotransferase; amino-acid sequence: MANHKNNFNIQLNLNVRGLYQSATLAINEKSTRLKEQGKQVYKLGLGQSPFPVPRPVIDELKVNAFQKDYLPVKGLFALREAVANYHSKRHGVGYSADDVLIGPGSKELMFMLQYVYYGDLLIPTPSWVSYAPQAKIIGRNVDWLETKKENEWRLTPEELDAHCKDDPTKPRIVILNYPSNPVGGTYTTDELKKIAQVARKYKLVLLSDEIYGELHYKGKHISIGRFYPEGTIISGGLSKWCGAGGWRLGTFVFPSSLRWLLDSMAVMASETFTATSAPIQYAAVRAFQGGDTIEKYLWNARSLLEKLGNHCAKKLRSKNIFVPKPSGGFYLFPDFSDHSEKFKRSGITSSINLCDKLLDETGVAILPGASFGRPKEELTARLSFVDFDGARALGAVEHLKNGEEIDEEFLETYCAPTLKAIELICDWIPN
- the crcB gene encoding fluoride efflux transporter CrcB, with translation MEKYIIVSIGAAAGGTFRYWMTSFIHKLFPSTFPYGTLTVNILGSFLLGVIIFYFDDKNLISPSLKLLLTVGFCGGFTTFSTFSIETINLLRDSEISLALLNISANILFCLLGVYLAYIISKIF
- a CDS encoding DUF190 domain-containing protein; protein product: MQISGDAKLLRIFIGESDKLDNIPLYEKIVLEARNNGLAGATVLKGIMSFGGNSRIHTTKILRLSEDLPMVVEIVDEQKKIENFLPLVDSLFEKANCGGMVTIEKAEIIIYKAGNILEK
- a CDS encoding TonB-dependent receptor; the encoded protein is MNKFINYLMKFQKGITRLNGLLNISPILLLLTLLITHSVYAQETGTISGTIVDKQNGEPLIGANILLEGTSIGAATDINGIYRITNVPVGSYNLIASMIGYTKMTVTNVDVTGKENLKLDLILVSEAIETEAVIVTAKMILNNEASLLKDRQKSTSISDAISSEQLSMTGASDAGDAMKKVVGSTVVDGKYVYVRGLGDRYSNTQLNGTELPSTDPNKKAFQLDLIPTNLLENIITIKTFTPDKPGNFSGGIVDIGTKSFPENFTLKVSASSSYNNQTSLSSNFLTYETGGSDWLGYDDGTRSIPSLLTNENVVIPVRQQARFNTDQAILLDSYSKSFNSNMNVKSSTAPVNQSYSFSMGDQIKINEESSFGYLGSLTYGRSYSFYENGVVGRYSVSSLDADILNPQLLVNDTKGTSEANLGGLASFSYNFNPTQQIGGNVFYSRSGISVARSQAGEWPQEFGTGPNSPVFNNKVLNWTERDIISYQVRGQHFLSPLLGSTVDWSLSFSETNQDEPDFRLLSYSVGQTANGPNYIISGSGFDNPSRYFRALEDNTQNYVVNISIPFSQWDGLNGKFKVGGFYQNSERTFTERIFSYSVDNQIFNQVGGNLDIFFSDQYTGITSVDTIGTTLRYNFGNVITDNSKTKNNYNGTLEVNAFYGMVELPLSQSLRFVGGIRYESTDLSLISKDTTQTKGEVVEDDLLPSINFIYSLTDNMNVRASATQTLARPNFREIAPYSSKEFINDVELAGNPTLKRTLITNYDLRWEWFTNPGEVVAVSGFYKHLENPIELSYQQYSAVSNPVVQYQNVEKATVAGVELEFRLGLGQLSDFLSNFYIGTNLSLIYSNIDIAQSEMDQRLAIDSSSSSTRELQGQSPYVFNVDLSYSNNTTGTNAGLYLNTFGERLAKVSANVNPDVYEQPAPQLNFTLSQIVYQNLTLKFGVMNLLNASYKEVARFKDQDYTFQEYKRGITYSLGVSYSL
- a CDS encoding T9SS type A sorting domain-containing protein produces the protein MKKLLLTIMFLILPWIISAQVNITADITSNTTWSSENIYMLDGLIFVDSSATLTIEAGTVIKAKLQSNITTGDGASALVVRRGGKIIANGNLNQPIIFTSELDDVNNPNDLTADDNQLWGGVILLGRATTNQPTTENQIEGIPTTENARFGGNDDSDNSGVLRFVSIRHGGFSISGVPGDEINGLTMGAVGSGTTIEFVEVFANFDDGYEWFGGTVNTRYLVSAFCGDDAFDWDMGFRGKGQYWFAIQKSTEAGRGGELDGGDDCETCQPYGIPMLSNITWIGSGAGSSGVGGDGNDRALYFRDNSGGKLWNSIITDFVASSGALDIEDLASGEDSRARLDAGELVIQNNYWWGFSNGNTLASVAPQSYVQTHLTANTNTIADPQLRGISRTNNAGLDPRPQNGAPTTTGAINPPDPWFQVVPFYGAFDPANGIWTEGWTSVSQLGFTPTTNFVSGVEEDQLSSVPSDYSLSQNFPNPFNPSTKIQFSIPNSSEIKLSVYNILGQEVAVLVNGFRNAGTYEVNWEASDMPSGVYIYAIQSGNIFITKKMTLLK